CTGTATAGGTCTTGAGACCCGTTTTTCCGCCCTGATAAGCATGGAAGAAGGCCGACCCGCCTGTGCGTTCCTCATAGCGCAGGGAATGAACGTCATCTGGACTCTGATCGTAGCATGGCTTCTTTTCGGCGGCTTTTTATTTCCCGCCCCCGTTCTGTAAAGGCCCTTGATCGTGCCGAGCCCCCAAGACGTCCGCCACTTGCCGGGTTCTCGGCGCCATTAAAAGCACAGCTCCCGTTATTGCCAAACCCGCAAAGCCAAGTACCTTAATTGCAGCAAGTATTCCAGAGGAGTTCTCAACAATGAAAGCGATTATATATCACGAATTCGGAGAAACGGATGTTCTTAAGTACGAAGAGGTAAGCAAGCCGGAACTTGGACCGGGAGAAGTCCTTGTAGAGGTGAAATCCTCCTCTATAAACTTCGTTGACCTCAGGCTCAGAAGCGGAAAATCGCCCCGTCCGGTGCCCCTGCCGCATGTGGGGGGAGTGGACGCGGCGGGCATTGTCTGCGAGAAAAGCGATGACGTATCTGACGTGGAAACGGGCGATCGGGTAATGATCATGCCGGCCGTGCGATCGGAAAGAGGACTTGAGATAGTCGGGGTCAATCTCCACGGAGGATTCGCTGAATACGTAAAGATACCTTCATCTAACGTGGTATCGATTCCCGAAGAACTCTCCTTTGACGATGCGGCGACCCTTCCAACATGCTATGTCACCGCTTGGTACGGCTTCTGCGAAAGGGGGAATATCGCCAGGGGAGAAACGGTGCTTGTGCACGCGGCGGGAAGCGGAACGGGAAGCGCCGCGATCCAGGTAGCCAAGCTTTTCGATTCCTTCGTGATAGCTACCGCGGGAAGCGACGAAAAACTTGAGAAGGCAGAAGAGATCGGAGCCGACGTCACCATAAACTATAACTCCTCGGATCTCGGAGAGGAGCTGAAGAAAATTACAAAAACGCATAAGATAAACATGATCTTCGATCCCGTGGGAGCTTCGGTGTGGAAAGAGAACACGCAGTATCTGGCCCCCGGGGGAAAACTTCTGCTGATCGGAGTTGCTGGAGGCGGCGCCACGGAAGCGGCCCTCGGACCGCTTATTATGAAAGATCTCTCCGTACTGGGAGTAACGGTGTTTAACGCCCGGGCGGAACACTTCGAGAAAGTCGCGCAGCTTGCCGAGGAAGGTGCCCTGAAACCTTCGATACACAGCAGGTTTCACCTGAGCGAGGCGACGGCGGCGCAGAAAATTCTCGAAGACCGCCAGCAGTTCGGAAAAGTCATCCTGAACCCGTAAGGAAAAGCCTGATTCCCAAGGTGAGCATCAAAAATCTGTTCGCGGCGTTCCTGTTCGCCCTCTTCGCCGCGCCAGTTGCGTGCCTGGCAAAACCGCCCTGCCCAGAAAACATAATATCGCTCACTTTGGCTTCAGATGAAATCCTGGTCGATATAATCGGCGACAGAAAGAAAATAGCTGCGCTTACCTGTTTCTCGACCGACCCGCTGATCTCAAATATCGTTGAAAAAGCGCGGGGAATTCCCCAGGTCCAGGCGAATCTCGAGCAGGTAATCTCAAAATCTCCGGATCTCGTGATAGTCGCGGGTCACACCAACCCGAACATACGCGCGCATCTTGAGGCGGCGGGAATAAAAGTACTGGTGCTCCACGAAATCGTCTCTCTTGAGAGCATAAAAAAGAATATAGAACTGGTTGGAGAGGCTGTCTGCGAGGAAGCCGCGGCGAAAAACCTCGTGAAAGAAATGGAAACCCGGATCGCGGATGCCAGAGCAAAGATTCCGCCTCACGTAAAAGCCCCGACGGTTCTTTTCTACGGAGCTCCGGGGTTCACGGTCGGCAACCACTCAACCATAAACGATATAATAGAAAGTTCCGGAGCCATAAACCTCCCGGCACGCCTCGGGCTAAGCGGATACAGCAACATATCTGCCGAATACGTAATCCAGAACAACCCTGACCTGGTGCTTACAAGTAGTTATAATCCATCTCACCCGGATTTTGCGGGCCAGATGTTCAAAAATTCCGCCTTCAGAGACAAAAAGATCATAGTCGTCGCGGGAAAACATCTAGACGCCGCGTCTCATTACGCGGCGCAGGGGGTAGTTGATCTGGTGAACCTGATATTCAGAGCAGAGAACAATGCCGACCGGTAAGAAAACGCTTTCCGTATACGCAGTACTTGCCTCCCTGCTTCTGTTGACCGTCGTCGTGTGCGTATCGCTCGGGGCGGTGAGCGTTCCGTTTGACAAGGTAATCAGCGTGATAGCCGGCAAGCTGCTGTGGCTTGATACCGGAGCGGGAATCGAAAAATCACAGGAACTTATCGTCTGGAACATCAGGCTACCCAGGGTTCTTCTCGCCGCCACCATAGGAGGAGGACTCTCAATTGTGGGAGCGGTAATGCAGGCGATGTTCAGAAACCCCCTGGCTGAACCTGGAATACTGGGCTGGTCAAGCGGAGGGGCTTTTTTCGCCGTTCTCGTTATCTACACCGGCATTCATCAGCAGTGGTTTCTTCTGCTCCCTCTCGCGGCGTTTGCAGGCACGCTTCTCACGGCATACGCAGTCTACGGAATATCACGTTACAGGGGGTTTGTCGAGAATACGACGCTTCTTCTCTGCGGGGTAGCGCTGGGAACGCTTTTTGTCTCTCTCACGACTTTCGTGCTTTCGGTGTCAAACGCGTGGTCAATGAAGGAAATGCTTTTCTGGATAATGGGCGGAGTCGACTCGCGCACCTGGACGCATTTCGCAATGGCAGCGGTTCCCGTGCTTGCCGCCTCGGTCATGCTGCTTTTTTACGCTAAGAACCTGAACGCAAGACTTCTAGGCTACGAGACAGCGAAGACCGTCGGTATCGACATAGAGAAAACGACCAAGCATCTCATAGTCCTGAGTTCCCTAATAGTTGGAGCAAGCGTGGCGGTAAGCGGCATCGTGGGGTTCGTCGGACTTATAATTCCGCACTCAATAAGATTGCTGATCGGAGTAGATCATCGCCGGCTCCTGCCCGCAAGTTTTATTGCCGGAGCCATATTTCTGCCCGTAGCGGACCTTATAGCAAGAACCGTCATGAGCCCTCAGGAACTTCGTCTCGGGATAATCACTTCCTTCATCGGAGTTCCTTTCTTCGTGTTTCTGCTGAGGCGAAATTTCAGCGGGAGAGAAATTGCGTAGAATGCAAAGAGAACCCTTAAAAACATCGGGACTCAGTTACGGAGTAAACGGAAAAACCATAGTTGAGAACGTAAGCTTCGAGATCAAAAGAAACGAGCTTCTGGGCATAGTCGGCCCCAACGGCGCGGGGAAATCCACGCTTCTCAGGCTTCTTGCCCGTATAATCAATCCCACCGGAGGCCGCATCCTGCTTGACGGAGAAAATATCTCGGAATACGAAGCAAAAGAGCTTTACAAAAAAATATCGTTTCTCCCTCAAACCTCGTATTTCGATTTTCCGCTGAGCGTGCTTGAGGTAGTACTTACGGGAAGGTATCCGTACCTGGGAATCCTCGAAAGCGAAAGCAAAGAAGATATAAAGCGCGCCGAGGATTGCCTTTCGCTTGTGGACCTAGAGGGTTTTTCTCGAAGAAAAGTAACGACACTCTCGGGAGGAGAGCAGCAAAGAGTGTCGATCGCAAGGGTTCTTGCGCAGGGGACCGATTTTATTTTCCTTGACGAGCCATCCTCCCACCTTGACATACACCACAAGTTCGCCCTCATGGAACTGCTCGAGTCGCTAGCGCAAGAAGAAAAAGGGGTCGTGGCCGTTCTCCACGACCTTGATCTTGCGAGCAAGTTCTGCGAAAGGATCCTTGTACTTGAGAATGGACGAGTCGCAGCCTTGGGAGAACCGTCGCGCGTGTTTTCCGAAAAGCTTCTCTCGTCGGTATTTAAAGTAAGGGGTTCATGGGATCCCAGAAGCGAAAATCTTCTTGTTTTCCGGTGAACTCAGGGAACCTGAAAAACGCCTTTTACATTTTCTGAATCATGAGGCATTTGCCCTTGCTCTATATGTGTACATTCAAAAGCGCAAATGTCTCACTGGGAATAAACTAAGGTTCTGCCGTTTTGCGGACCGCAAAGCGGATTCCGCTGTTTGCCGGGGCGTCCGGGGCGTCCGGGTCCATGCGTTTTATTATTGATTTTACCAACTTGTTGACGATGATCGGATTATAGTTTTCCCATTCGCGGACCTGTGGCTTGTCCGCGTTGCGTCGCAGAATCCGTACGCTACCGAATTCTCGCTCAAGCGAGTAGCCGGGAAGGGAGATCCTGGGGTCCTCGGACACTATGTGCGTTACCGAGGAGAAAACCGCTTCCAAGTTCTTTAAATTTGCCGATCCCCTGGCGTCGTCATAGAACGGTATTTCACGGTGCAGGTAGTAGTAGGCGGGCAGAGCGGCATAGTAGCGGTCAATGTGCCAGACCGCGGCGACTCCGGGAGTGCGGGCAAGATAGCGGTAGGCTGAGAAAACCGGATCCTGATCGCGAATGAACCTAACGACTCCCGAGATTCCCGAGCTGCCTGTCGCGTAGCTCCTGTAGATGCGGTCCTGATGGGGAAGCGCGTTTAGAATTCCGGCTGCGGAAACGATCGAGAACGCTACGGCCGCCACTCCCGCGGTCACCTGCGCCTGCCTCGCCCTGTTCGTAATCCGCACCACGATGTCCGAACCGATCATAAGCCAGAGAGGAGTGACCGCGAAGACGAAACGGTATTCCTTGTGCGTCTGCAGGGAATGGGGCAAAAGGACCAAGGAGATTGACGCAAGCAAAAACCAGTAGCGTCGAAGATCAAGCAGCGCCGCCGCGCAGAGCACGCTTAACCCACCGCTTGCTATCATAATCCAGGAGAAAAACTGGTAAGGGGGAGGGGTTGAGCCCGCGACAGCTTCGCCCCAAATGAGGTTATAACGCAGATTGGTAAAATAGGAGTGAAACAGGGCGCCGTTCCAAGTGACCGCGTCGAACATGCCGACCACGAGGAGTACCGCGACCGCGAGGAGTGCAAGCCGAACCTTGTTTCTGGTTCTGAGAAAGATAACTCCCAGTGGCACGAGCGCAAGCGGCGCGTAGTGAACCCGCACGGCCGCCGCCAGAACCGCGAGACCTGTCACAAGGACCTCGTTTCTCCCCGAAGATCTCTCCCCGTTCCCTCGAATGCAAAGCGCAAACGCGACCATCAGCAGGGCGACAGCCACAAACTCCGTCATCGGCTTGTGTGCAAAGGCCACCAGTTCATACCAGAATGCGCCGGACACAAGCGCCACCCTAGCCGCGTTTTCGCTGAAATATCGCCGCGTGAAAAAGTACATTCCCGCCGGAACCAGAAGCGACACCGCGCAGAAGAAAAGCTTTACCCCTCCCACATACCAGACCGGTTCCCCGAGCCCGATAAGGTCAAACAGCTTGAGTACCCCGGCAACCACACCGGGCACGAGCCACGAGCGGGCGCCGTAGAAATACTCCCAGTAGCTTACGCCGTTTCCGAAGGCTAGCAGGTGCGCCGGTTCCAAGTACTGCATGATTTCGTCCGGATGCAGTACGAAATCGGTCGAAAGCGCCACGGTTGCGCGTGCGATGAAACCGAGCGCGAGCACAAGAGGAAGGTATTTCCAAGTGGGTTCGTTCGGACCCCGGGGATGGAACAGGGAAACAATAAAACTTGTCTGTCCCTGTGAGTCCTTTCCGTTTTCTTTCTTCATTGAATCAATCGGCTGCCGCACCGTTTTTTCCTGCATCACTTGGACTCCGAAGTACACCACTGACTCAGACAATCTTCTTTCAGTAGTAGTTTAGTATGGCAATGGACAAGGGGCAATGACTTCGCGGCGAGGGCAAGCCCGAGCGAAGAAGTCATTGCCCACAAACCCCGGTTTGTCTTATCTCAGACCCGCAACACGACGAAGCTTTTCCTCAAAGAAATCCAATACAACTCTCAGATTCCACAACAACACCGAGATTCCGGGAATCACTCTCTCCACGAACACAAATCCCGGGCTAAGTAGCTTATATGGCATTGGATAACCTGTTGTTCGCTGCCTCAAGAAATTATCTTTGTCGCTTGGCCCTTTTAAACACGCGCCCCTTAAAACGGCTCAACCCGTGTTTTTAGGAGTGGTGCATTTCAAAGTTCAACGGGAGCTTTTTGAACCATACCGATAATTTGACAAAAAAATTCGATTAACTATATTCTGTTGCCTAGTTTTATTAGGGCCCATAGCTCAGTTGGTTAGAGCAGCGGACTCATAATCCGTCGGTCCCTGGTTCGAGTCCGGGTGGGCCCAGAATTGAGAAACACAGACCATGAAGGTCAATACAAAGAAAGCCGAAGCAACTCCTTCCAAAAGCCCCCGAATACCATTTTTCTCCATAAAAATCGCTCGGGACTGCTTCACCTGAAGTAAGGAACTATGGAACAGCATATTGAAAGCCTGCAGAAACTTCAGACAGTTGACTTAAGAATCAGAGAGTTAGCGGAAGGGCTCGAAAGATACCCAAACGAAATCGACGACCTTAAAAAAGACCTCCTTGAAAAAGAAGAATCGATAAATCTCAAGGAAACCTCTCTCTCGGAACTCAAGGCGCAAAGAGACGGTCTTGAATCCTCTCTTCGCTCCAATCAGGAATCCATAAAAAAATCCGAGGAAAGGCTGTTTGCCATAAAGACCCACAAGGAATACGAGGCACTTCAGAAGGAAATAACCGATACCAGAAAAGAAAACCTCGAGATAGAAGACCGCACGATCTCGGTAATGGGGGAAATCGAAGAGACCGAGGCGACACTTGCCGAAGAAAAGGAAAACTACGCGACTCTAAAAGAGCAATACGCGGGGCAGATCGCGGAAAAAGAAAAAAGGATCGAAGAACTCGAGATTTCCCGCGAACCGGCGGAGCGTGAAAAAAGTGAAATCCTGTCCACCATAGACCCCAAAGTACTTCCGCTTTACGAAAGAATCTTCAAAAGAAACGGCAGGGCGCTCGCGCTTGCCGAAAACGAGCAATGCACAAGCTGCAACATAAACATTCCGCCTCAGCTCTACAACGAAATACTGAAACAGACAGAACTGGTCCAATGCCCGAACTGCAAGAAAATTCTTTACACAAACCCGTAGCCGCCCAGACGGCTACCGCGAGATTGCGAGAGAGAAATAAATTATGGCAAGAGAGGAGAACCCATACCCCGGAAGGAAACGCATGAAGGGATCTTCAATTAGTACATACGGAGAATACTCCAAGAAATGGGTGCAGAACAAACCCGGAGAAATAACAAAGCCGAAACCATCTCCGCCACCCCCACCGAAAAAATAGCGACGGGGAAAAAAGTGCTAACCATAAGCAAAATCAGACTCTACTTGATGAAGCAGCTCCCGGGCAAGCATTAATGTCTATCTTTTTATGATTGACAAATCTCGTTTATGTTGTTCATTTCTTCATCAAGTCTGATGCTTATGGCTTCTACAGGCAGCTTAACATCTGAGGATTGAGTAATATCCTTTTGAATGCGAACTATTCTTTCTAACTGACGTGCAGAAGCTGAAAACATGTCCCAAACAACCAAAGTCTATGTAGACGGAGCGTCAAGGGGAAACCCGGGAGAATCCGGCATCGGGGTTCTTGTGGTCCGCACGGACGGAACAAGAGAGGAAATAAGGGAGTATATCGGCAGGGGGACGAACAACGAGGCGGAATACAAGGCGCTGATAAAGGCCCTAGGTTATCTCGTGGCTGAAGCCAGCCCCAAGGTGAAAATCCACACCGACTCCCAGCTTGTGGCAAGCCAGATGAACGGGCTCTGGAAAGTAAAGGATCCGAAACTCAGAATTCTTCACTCGGAAGCGAAAAAACTTGCTTCCTCGCTTCCGGCACTCGATATAGAATATATCCCCAGAGAGAAGAACGCAGAAGCCGACAGTCTTGCGAACGAGGCGATCGACAGATATTTTAACGGTTAGCGAGTCGGCCGTGCGGTCGCCCGCGGCTTGTACGCGGGAGGAAAGTCCGAGCTTCACAGGGCAGGGCGCTGGTTAACGACCAGGTGTCGCGAGACAACGGAAAGTGCAGCAGAAAGTATACCGCCTGGGCGCCGCAGGCGTCCCGGTAAGGGTGAAAAGGTGGTGTAAGAGACCACCGCTCCGAAAGTGATGGAGGAGGCAAGGTAAACCCCGCCCGAAGAAAGACAAATAGGAAAACACCCGGACAACTGTCCGGTCAGGGCGGCCCGTCCTGGTTTTCGGGTAGTCGCTTAAGGTATTCTGGCAACAGGTATCTCAGATGGATGACCGTACTTGACAGAACTCGGCTTACAGGCTGACTCGCTTCCTTTCCCTGTTCTCGCGTAGACAGGTTCGATACGGGCAGAATCATCCGGAAAAAAGAAAAACCGGGCCTGATTACTTGATAACGACTTTCAGGAACTCTTTTTTTCCGATTTTAACCTCGAAAGCAGCTTTATCGGGAAATTCCGAATTCGGATCGGTGTACTTCTCTCCGTCTATGACAAGTCCTCCCTGAGATATGAGCCTTTTAGCCTCCCCTTTAGTGCTGACGGAATCGGACACCCCTATAACAAGATCAACTATCTTTCGGGAGCCGGCAACATAGTCCTTTTCCTTTGCGTCTTCTGGAAAAGATCTCTTTGAGAACTTGGTTTCAAAATCCCGTTCGGCTTCAAGGGCACTCTGGGTGTCATGGAGCCAAGAAACGATTTCCCTGGCAAGCCCTTTTTTCGCGTCCATGGGATGCTCGGTTCTTAATTTTCGTATCTTTTTTTCATTGCAGGTGCTTAAAAGAAGATAGTATCTCCACATAAGGTCGTCAGAAATCGACATCATTTTCCCGTATATATCCTGTGGAGATTCGTCAAGACCTATATAGTTTCCAAGTGACTTTGACATCTTCTTTACCCCATCTGTTCCCTCAAGTATTGGAAGAAAGACTCCTACCTGCGGAGATTGTCCGTAATGTCTCTGGAAATCGCGGCCGAGCAGTATGTTGAAGGTCTGATCCGTACCGCCAAGTTCAACGTCGCAGTGCATCTG
This genomic interval from Candidatus Dadabacteria bacterium contains the following:
- a CDS encoding zinc-binding dehydrogenase gives rise to the protein MKAIIYHEFGETDVLKYEEVSKPELGPGEVLVEVKSSSINFVDLRLRSGKSPRPVPLPHVGGVDAAGIVCEKSDDVSDVETGDRVMIMPAVRSERGLEIVGVNLHGGFAEYVKIPSSNVVSIPEELSFDDAATLPTCYVTAWYGFCERGNIARGETVLVHAAGSGTGSAAIQVAKLFDSFVIATAGSDEKLEKAEEIGADVTINYNSSDLGEELKKITKTHKINMIFDPVGASVWKENTQYLAPGGKLLLIGVAGGGATEAALGPLIMKDLSVLGVTVFNARAEHFEKVAQLAEEGALKPSIHSRFHLSEATAAQKILEDRQQFGKVILNP
- a CDS encoding ABC transporter substrate-binding protein gives rise to the protein MSIKNLFAAFLFALFAAPVACLAKPPCPENIISLTLASDEILVDIIGDRKKIAALTCFSTDPLISNIVEKARGIPQVQANLEQVISKSPDLVIVAGHTNPNIRAHLEAAGIKVLVLHEIVSLESIKKNIELVGEAVCEEAAAKNLVKEMETRIADARAKIPPHVKAPTVLFYGAPGFTVGNHSTINDIIESSGAINLPARLGLSGYSNISAEYVIQNNPDLVLTSSYNPSHPDFAGQMFKNSAFRDKKIIVVAGKHLDAASHYAAQGVVDLVNLIFRAENNADR
- a CDS encoding iron ABC transporter permease: MPTGKKTLSVYAVLASLLLLTVVVCVSLGAVSVPFDKVISVIAGKLLWLDTGAGIEKSQELIVWNIRLPRVLLAATIGGGLSIVGAVMQAMFRNPLAEPGILGWSSGGAFFAVLVIYTGIHQQWFLLLPLAAFAGTLLTAYAVYGISRYRGFVENTTLLLCGVALGTLFVSLTTFVLSVSNAWSMKEMLFWIMGGVDSRTWTHFAMAAVPVLAASVMLLFYAKNLNARLLGYETAKTVGIDIEKTTKHLIVLSSLIVGASVAVSGIVGFVGLIIPHSIRLLIGVDHRRLLPASFIAGAIFLPVADLIARTVMSPQELRLGIITSFIGVPFFVFLLRRNFSGREIA
- a CDS encoding ABC transporter ATP-binding protein, encoding MQREPLKTSGLSYGVNGKTIVENVSFEIKRNELLGIVGPNGAGKSTLLRLLARIINPTGGRILLDGENISEYEAKELYKKISFLPQTSYFDFPLSVLEVVLTGRYPYLGILESESKEDIKRAEDCLSLVDLEGFSRRKVTTLSGGEQQRVSIARVLAQGTDFIFLDEPSSHLDIHHKFALMELLESLAQEEKGVVAVLHDLDLASKFCERILVLENGRVAALGEPSRVFSEKLLSSVFKVRGSWDPRSENLLVFR
- a CDS encoding C4-type zinc ribbon domain-containing protein, yielding MEQHIESLQKLQTVDLRIRELAEGLERYPNEIDDLKKDLLEKEESINLKETSLSELKAQRDGLESSLRSNQESIKKSEERLFAIKTHKEYEALQKEITDTRKENLEIEDRTISVMGEIEETEATLAEEKENYATLKEQYAGQIAEKEKRIEELEISREPAEREKSEILSTIDPKVLPLYERIFKRNGRALALAENEQCTSCNINIPPQLYNEILKQTELVQCPNCKKILYTNP
- a CDS encoding ribonuclease HI family protein; the protein is MSQTTKVYVDGASRGNPGESGIGVLVVRTDGTREEIREYIGRGTNNEAEYKALIKALGYLVAEASPKVKIHTDSQLVASQMNGLWKVKDPKLRILHSEAKKLASSLPALDIEYIPREKNAEADSLANEAIDRYFNG
- the tyrS gene encoding tyrosine--tRNA ligase; this translates as MAFADPKEQLKVIRRGTEAIIPEEELLLKLEASRENDRPLKVKAGFDPTSPDLHLGHGIILKKLRDFQTLGHEVLFLIGDFTAYIGDPSGRSETRPSISKEEIIKNSRTYERQVFKVLDRKKTQILSNSRWLSNLDPEEFLGLTSLVNVSRMLDRDDFSKRYREGVSISLREFIYPLVQAYDSVQMHCDVELGGTDQTFNILLGRDFQRHYGQSPQVGVFLPILEGTDGVKKMSKSLGNYIGLDESPQDIYGKMMSISDDLMWRYYLLLSTCNEKKIRKLRTEHPMDAKKGLAREIVSWLHDTQSALEAERDFETKFSKRSFPEDAKEKDYVAGSRKIVDLVIGVSDSVSTKGEAKRLISQGGLVIDGEKYTDPNSEFPDKAAFEVKIGKKEFLKVVIK